AAAATGTCGTTTTGTAATCTCTCTTCTATTCGCTTCATTATTGAATACCCTCTTTCACTTCTTGCTTTTCTCTCACATATTTAACGAGATGCTCTGTAATTTCATATTTCAAAAATGGTGTGATGAGATATATACCATTAAAATATTTCATCGCAGTATCAATTAATTCTTGTGAAATACGAATCCCTTCTTCAATGGCTGCTTCTTTTGTTTCATGTCCGCCCAATCTTTGTCTTACTTCTTCAGGGAGTGTAATCCCTGGTACTTCAAAATGAAGAAAATCAGCATTACGTTTACTTACTAACGGCATAATTCCAATAAAAATCGGTTGTTCCAAATGTTTCGTAGCCTCATATACTTCTTCAATTAACGCTACATCGTAAATTGGCTGGGTTAAAAAATATTCTGCTCCAGCGGCGATTTTTCGTTCCATTCGTTTTACAGCTGCTTTTAAATGCCTTACGTGGGGGTTAAAAGCTCCTCCAACAGAAAATCTCGTTGCAGGTCCAATCGATTTCCCTAAAATTGAGCGGCCATCGTTCATTTCTTTAATCATTTTAATTAATTCAATAGATGATAAATCATATACAGATGTTGCACCTGGGAAGTCGCCAACACGGGCTGGATCACCAGTTAAAGCTAATACCTCTTCCATACCGAGCGCTGATAAACCAAGTAAATGAGACTGCAATCCAATGACGTTATGATCTCTACATGTTAAATGTGTCAATACTGGAATATCATGCTTCGTTAATAACGCTCCCATCGCCATATTAGAAATACGAGGTGATGCCAACGAATTATCCGCTAGAGTAATAGCATCAGCACCTGCTCTTTTCAATGCTCTAGCCCCTTCAAAGAATCGCTGTGTATCTAAAGTTTTTGGCGGATCTAATTCCACTACAACCGTCGTTTGCTTCTTCGCTTTCTCTGCGAGCGTAACGTGAGCTCTTGAGCGCTTCTCGTGTGTATGAATTACTTTCGGTCTTTGGATGATTTTTTTTTCTGTAACAGGTGTTACATTTGTAATGGCACGTTTCATTCCTTCAATATGTGCTGGTGTCGTTCCACAACAACCGCCTAATAGACGAATGCCTTGCTCAATAAATTTTGGCGTCATCGCTTCAAAATAGGCTGGACTTCCTTCGTATACGTAACGACCTTCTACATAATTTGGGAGACCTGCGTTTGGATATGCTGATAAATAACCGTTTTTAGGAATCGATATCATTTTGAAAGCTTCCGTCATGTGTAAAGGCCCAAGTTGGCAGTTTAACCCAATTACGTTCGCACCATAATCTAAAAGTCTCGTTACCATTTCGTTCACATCATTACCATTTTGAGTCGTTCCTGCCTCATGTAACGCTAACTGTGCCACAATTGGAATATCCGTTTGCTTGCGTAACACTTTTACTGCATGAAGCAGTTCAAATTCGTCATAAAACGTTTCTAATAACAAACCGTCAACCTGTTCTTCTAATAAGGCACTCGCCTGCTCAAGCAGCATAAACTCTCGCTCCATATTAGTTGTTGTAACAGCTCCAATATGCTTCATACCACCAATTGTTCCTAAAATTGCATTTCTCTCATTTACAGATGCTTTCGCAAGTTTGACCGCCTCTTTATTAATTTGAATAACTTGGTTTTCCAAACCGTACATACGTAACTTTGCTTCATTTGCACCATACGTATTCGTTTGAATCACATCAGCACCAGCAGCTACATATTGTTTATGAATAGATATAATTAAATCTGGATCAGACAAATTCAATTCTTCAAAACTACTTTGTAACCCATGTGAATGTAATAATGTTCCAACTGCACCATCACCTATTACAATACCTTTTGATAATAAATCTAGTAATTTCACGTATCTCCCTCATTTCTATCAATATAAAAACCCCCTCATCACTTTGAAGAGGGGGACATAATCGTTCCTCCTCTTATCATGCAAAACCATTCGTTTTGCAGGTATTAGCACCGTTTCAAACATTTCGTTTGAAGGTTGCCGGGTTTCACAGGGCCTTTCCCTCCACCGCTCTCAATAAGAGTTTATCTTTTCTATTTATTTATGTAGCTAAAAGGAAATACGTTCCCCTTTTAACAATGTTTGTTAATTTTCTAATAAATTTAGCATGCACTAAAATAAAAGTCAATGACACTTGCGGAAAAATAAAAATATTTAAAATAAAGTTGCAATTCAATTATCTTTTGTTGTAAAGTTAAAAACATAATAAAAATTTCATACAAACTATTCTTATCTAGAGAGGTAGAGGGACTGGCCCTATGACACCTCAGCAACCATTAACGTTCATTCGTTAATAAGGTGCTAATTCCAGCAAATTGTGAAAAATTTGACAGATGAGAAGAAGACTCTATTCAAACCAAAAGCCTTCTTCTTAGAAGGCTTTTTTATTTTTATTCTGAATTCACTTAGTCGTTCACTTTACAAAGGAGGAATTTTACATGTCAACAATTGAAACAAAACTAGCACAAATCGGCAACCGTAGCGAAACTACAACAGGAACTGTTAACCCACCTGTTTATTTCTCAACAGCTTATCGTCATGAAGGAATTGGAAAATCAACAGGTTTTGACTATTCAAGAACTGGAAATCCTACTCGAGGCCTTTTAGAACAAGCCATCGCTGACTTAGAAGAAGGTGAACAAGGTTATGCCTGTAGTTCAGGAATGGCAGCAGTTCTCCTCGTTCTATCACTCTTCCGCTCCGGAGATGAACTTATCGTATCCGAAGACTTATATGGGGGCACTTATCGCTTATTTTCTGAACATGAAAAAAAGTGGGATGTTCGATGTAGATACGTAGATACACAATCTATTAAACAAATTGAGCAGGCGATCACTTCTCAAACGAAAGCTATTTTCATAGAAACACCAACTAATCCATTAATGCAGGTAACCGATATTGCAGCTGTCGCAAGTGTAGCAAAACGTCATGAGCTACTTCTTATTGTAGATAACACATTCTACACACCTTATATACAACAGCCATTAACAGAAGGTGCAGATATCGTTCTTCATAGCGCAACTAAATATTTAGGTGGTCATAACGATGTACTCAGCGGACTTGTCGTTGCGAAAGGTCAATCACTTTGTGAAGAACTTGCCCATTATCATAATGCCTCTGGTGCTGTTTTAAGTCCGTTTGATGCATGGCTATTGATTCGCGGCATGAAAACTTTAGCACTTCGCATGAAACAACATGAAGAAAATGCGAATGCAATTGTTTCTTATTTAACCAATGAAGATGGCGTTACCGATGTATTTTATCCGGGGAGAGGCGGCATGATTTCGTTTCGTCTTCGTGATGAAAAATGGATTAATCCATTCTTACAATCTTTATCCTTAATTACATTTGCTGAAAGTCTGGGCGGAGTTGAGAGTCTAATGACATATCCTGCAACACAAACACATGCCGATATTCCAGAAGAAGTACGAATAGCACGTGGTGTATGTAATCGCCTCCTTCGCTTCTCAGTTGGTATCGAAAATAGTGACGACCTAATTCAAGACTTAAAGCAAGCCATTAAACTTGTAAAAGAAGGTGTAAGAATATGAGTTATTCCGTAGACACACTCTTACTTCATAATCAATATAAACATGATTCACAAACCGGGGCTGTTAACGTTCCCATTTATAACACATCAACATTCCATCAATTTGATGTAGATACTTTCGGAAAGTACGACTATAGTCGATCTGGGAATCCAACACGTGAAGCACTCGAAGATATAATTGCTCTATTAGAGGGTGGAACGAAAGGGTTTGCCTTTGCTTCAGGCATCGCAGCGATCTCTACTGCTTTCCTTCTCCTCTCACAAGGGGATCATGTTCTTATCTCGGAAGATGTATATGGCGGAACGTACCGAATTGTTACAGAGGTACTCTCTCGTTACGGCGTTTCACATACATTTGTTGACATGACCAATATAGAAGAAGTAGAAAGAAATATTAAACCAAATACAAAACTCTTCTACATCGAAACACCATCTAACCCATTATTAAAAGTAACAAATGTTCGTGCTGTATGTGAATTAGCAAAATCTGTTGATGCTCTTACGTTTGTTGATAACACGTTTTTGACCCCACTATTCCAAAAACCACTTGAACTTGGGGCCGATGTCGTACTTCATAGTGCAACAAAATTTATCGCCGGTCATAGCGATGTTACCGCTGGATTAGCAGTCGTAAAAGATGAGGGGCTCGCTCAAAAACTTGGTTTCTTACAAAATGCTTTTGGCGCTATATTAGGGCCACAAGACTGTTCTCTCGTACTCCGTGGTCTCAAAACATTACATGTACGACTTGAACATTCAGCAGCCAACACCAATAAAATTGCCCATTATTTAAAAGAGCACTCAAAAATTAAAAACGTCTATTATCCTGGATTAAAATCACATCTCGGCCATGATATTCAATTGTCTCAGGCGACATCTGCCGGGGCCGTTTTATCTTTCACTTTGCAATCAGAAGAGGCACTACGCCAATTTTTATCAAAAGTAAAACTCCCTGTATTTGCTGTTAGCTTAGGGGCCGTCGAGTCTATCCTTTCTTATCCAGCGAAAATGTCGCACGCTGCCTTATCACAAGAAGCACGAGATGAACGAGGTATTACGAATTCATTGCTTCGCTTATCCGTTGGTCTTGAAAATGTAAATGATTTAATATCAGACTTTGAAAACGCCCTTTCTTACGTAGAAGAGCCCGTGAATGCATAAGAAATTCTAGTACTTTCACGTTTCATTTCAATTACACAAAAAAGAACCTGAATCCCAGGCTCTTTTTTGTGTAACCTTCCCGCTTTTCAACTTGAATTATATTCTATATGTAAATCGATAATTCCTTTTTCGCATTATTTAAAAAATTTTGTATATTGATTTGAAAGAACAAAAAAATCATGATAAAATTGTGTTACAAGTATATCCATATCTTTCAATTTTTAAAACGGATTAAAAATTTCACTAAAAAACATCTTTTTACAAAACCGTACAAATTTATCTACTTTATTTACATCAGAATCTCTTTTCTTACAATTTCTTTACTTTAGGACATTTTTTCTGCAACAACTGTTTTCTTTTCTTTATTTTTTTGGTATGTATAGTATGGTATCATAGCTCACACGGAGGTGGAAAAGAACATGTTAGAAACCTTTCAAAAAGAATTAGAACTATATGAGAATAACGCAGAATTATTGAAAGTGTTAGCTCATCCTGTTCGCTTATGTATTGTAAAGGGATTAATTGAACGTGGTCCAAGTAACGTTTCAACAATGTACACAGGCCTAAACATGCCACAATCCACAATTTCACAGCATTTAGCAAAATTAAAAAGTGCTAAAATCGTTTCTAGTGAAAGAAAAGGATTGGAAATCTACTACAAAGTCGAAAATGAAACGATTATTCAACTCGTTCGCGTATTACTAGGTTAGGGACCATTAGACAGAGAAAAAGGACGTATTCTATATTTTCCATCTCATATCTTTAATATAAATATATATCATGAGAGAAAATATATAATGCTACATACTAAAAGTCGTATTTAAAAACAAGACACAGGATGTTCCTGTGTCTTGTTTTTTATATGTATAAATAGCGATTTAAACGAAAATGTTGCATACTTTTCTTTTGTATAACAATATCGAAAGCATTTCCCAATCCCTCATGCAAAATCATAGAGCGGACTGCACGATTTACTTTCTGTTTCTCCGAAAAAGGATCAGAATCTTGATGGCTAGCAAGCTGCTCTACTATTCCTGCTGCTAGTAAAAACTCGCCTTGCTTTGTATGCCATATCGTATCAATACCTTGCATTGCAAAAGCTTCTTTCATCTCGTCCCAATGAATATGTGTCGTAATATCCATCTCTCCTGGATATGCGAGAGGATTTCGAATAAGTGTATGATTGTAATATCCCCTTAAACTCCCTTCACAATGTGCAGGATGCATCCATTCCTCCCTTGTATATCCATAATCAACCGTGATGAATAACCCTTTCTTGAGCCACTTGGCCATCTCTTGTACATATTTTTCCATGGTGATTGATACTTCAAAACGCTGTCCTTCAGAAAGCTGCAGACGGTACTTTCGTAAATATCGTTCGATTCTCTCTTCTATCGGTCTTACTATTTCGGTAAGTTTTCCTTCTGTTGTATATGTAATCCGTACTTCATACAAAATACCATTCCGTTTCTCTATTACTTCAACAGGAAACGCATCAAATAATTCATTTGAAAAAATAATCCCTTGAAAGGAATCTTCCATATCTTCATAAGACGTATACTGAGAAACATTAAAAAATGAATGAAGTCGCTCATTTTGCAATTTCCTATGAAAAGGACTTAATTCAATTATAGAATAGTGTAGTGTTGCAAAGGTTTCTGGAGATAACTGTTTCCATTCTTGTAAAAGATCATACGCGAATCTTCCTGTCCCCCCACCAATTTCACAAATATTCGGAGGAACCTCTCCATTTTCAACTAGTCGAATAAAGAACTTAGCAAATGTCTTTGCAAATACTGAAGAGACATTACTACTCGTGAAAAAATCACCTTTCCTTCCAATTTTTTCACGTTCTTTCATATAATATCCATACTTCTCATCATACAATGCGAGACTCATATACGTACTATATGAAATCGAATAATCCTTTTCTTTCCCCATCCATTCTCTTAATATAAGCTCCATCCCCATAATAACTCCTTATTGTAAAAATGGGTTATTTTCTTTTTCAAATCCAATGCTTGTTTCAGGGCCATGCCCACATAGTACAGCTGTTTCATCTGGTAATACAAATAATTTTTCTTCAATGCTTCCAATTAACTCAGCAAAGCTTCCACCAGGTAAATCTGTTCTTCCAATACTCATTTGAAATAATACATCACCAGAAAACACAGCATTTGCCTCTTTACAATAGTAAGAAATGCTTCCCGGGGAATGTCCTGGTGTCTCGAACATTTCAAATGTAAACGAACCAATTGTTAAAGTTCCCTCTTCATCGATAATATGATCCGCCTGTTTTGCTGTAATACTTCGATTCATCATAAAAATTTGAGAACCATTTACGGTCGCATCTCCTAACCAATCAGCTTCCTCTTTATGCACATATACAGGAATACGAAACGCATCTCTGACAGCATCAACAGCACCAATATGGTCAAAGTGAGCATGTGTTAATAAAACAGCTATTGGTTTTAACTGTGCCTCTTGTAAATATGTAACTAATTTCTCACCTTCACTACCTGGGTCAAAAATAATACACTCCTTTTGATCATTCGTTAAAATATAAGCGTTTGTTTGTAATGGTCCTAACGGCATTTGTATCCATTTCATTTGAAAATCTCCTCCAGTTATTAAACTTACTTTCATGATACAACATTTCTTTGTTCTAGGAAAAGAAAGGATGCTATCTCGACAATCATTTCTAAAACATGTACAATATAAAAGAATAAATATTCTAAAAACTCAATCGAAAGAATGAGAAGGCAGAGGGGGATATTGTATGGGTCTTGTTATCATTTTTACGTTAGTCACTCTGTTAGCTGTATTCGCTACCCTTAGAACACTCCGTGAAAAAAACTTACTCGCGAGTGGCTTCGCTATTGCAACCGTACTCGTTTTCGGATGGTTTACGGTCATGACTGTTCTATATAACGGGTACCCTCCAGCAGCTTAATTCATTTACATTTTTATTCTTCATCAAGATTTCGCATAAAAAGAGGAAGGGGCTCCCCTTCCTCTTTTCATCATTCACCACTTATATCATCTTTGCTTCGTACTTGTGCTTTTTTACAAGCCAAGCTCCACCAATTACACCCGCATCATTACCAAGCGTTGCAATCGCTAGCTTTGTACTCTTCACAGCACGTGAGAATGCATATTTCTCAAAGTAACCTTGAATTGGTTGTAGTAATGCATCACCTGCTTTAGATACACCGCCACCAATTACAATTTTCTCTGGGTTTAACGTACTAGAAAGATTCGCTACAGCTAGCCCTAAATAAGAAGCTACCTTCTCTACAACTTCACCAGCTAATGCATCACCTTGTCCAAGTGCTTCAAACACATCTTTTGATGTAATTTGCCCTTCTTCCGCTAGCATAGAACGTAATACACTTTCCTTATCTGTTTCTTGTAGTTTTTGCATAGCTACACGTACAATACCAGTCGCAGAAACTACTGTTTCTAGACAGCCAGATTTCCCACAATTACAAGGAAAAGCATTCTCTGTAACGACTGTAATATGTCCAATTTCACCAGCAGCACCGCTTACACCATGTACAATCTCACCGTTTGCGATAACACCACCGCCAACACCAGTTCCAAGTGTCATACAAATTAAATCTTTCGCTCCTTCACCAGCACCTTTCCACATTTCACCAAGTGCTGCTAGGTTTGCATCATTATCAATTACAACAGGTAATCCTGTTTCCAATTCTAATAAGTCTTTTAGTGGATAGTTTTTCCACCCTAAGTTAACCGCCTCATAAATCATTCCAGAAGCTACATGCACAGGACCAGGCGCTCCCATACCAATACCAATTAACTTACTTTTTAATTCGTCTAGTTCTTCTAACTTTTTATCAATTGCTTTTGCTACATCTAGTGTAATATGTTTTCCTTGTTCACTTGTATTCGTTGGGATCTCCCACTTATGTAAAATTTCACCGTATACATTAATGAATGCTAATTTAATCGTTGTCCCACCAAGGTCAACACCAACTAACCACTTTTCTTCCATTTTGCTAACCTACCTTTATCTATTTCTTACTCATCTCTTTTTGAATCTCTTGCTTCAGTAAAAATAAAGCTACTTGATAGTCTTGTGGATCGATCAGCTGTGATTGATTTAATTCACGTAGCTCATCTTGCATTAATTGTAAATCAGCGATTCGATCACCTGTATAAATGATCGTGCCAAATTTTTTTAGCAATTGCTGAATATCATAAACCGATATCATTTTATCACCCTCTATGCTCACTTATTATAAAAATATAATAAGAAAACGTTCACATATTTTATTATAATCAACAAGAAAAAGTCTCGTCAATTTTTATTTGTCTATACAAGTCCCTTTTGAACAAATGTTTCTTTTTCTGTAATAATTTTTTGTACCTTTTGATCGAATGGTTCAATCGGAATATCATTCACGATTTGAAAATCAAAAGCTAATGATAGCGTTTTCCCTTTATACTGCACAAGATAGCGATCATAATAACCACCGCCATACCCTATACGTTCCCCTCGTCTTGTATAAGCCACCCCAGGTACGAAAAGAAGGTCAATTTCGATTGCCATTACTTCCTTTGTTAACGTAGGGATTGGTTCACGTAAGCTCATATATACAGTTTCTAATTGAGCAAAATTGTTTATTTGGCGGAATGTCATTGTTCTTGTCTTTCGATTGCACTTTGGCACAACAACTTTCTTGCCTTCTTGCCACGCTTTTTCAATAATGACATATGTATTTACTTCATGTTCCATTGAAAGAGTAATGCCAATTGTTTCTGCTTCCATCCACTCTTTTTGTTCATACAGCGAAACTGCGATTTGTTCCGATAAAGTTGTATACTGTTCTTCTGATAAAGAATTCATGCGTTCTATTATTTGTTTACGTAAACGTACTTTTTCCTCTTTCACACTCTTCTCCCCCTTTTACAGTGACACTTTACTCTACTAAGATAGTTTATCACTTTTAAATAAGGGCTGCATTACGAAGAACTCGTACAAAAAAAAGAAACAGTAGGAAAATATTCCTACTGCTTACTTTGTTTCACGGTGTAACGTAGACTTCTTGTCACGCTTGCAATACTTTTTAAGCTCAAGACGCTCAGCGTTGTTACGTTTATTTTTCTTTGAGATATAGTTACGATCTCCGCATTCTGTACATGCTAGAGTAATATTCACACGCATTCTTATTTCCCTCCAGTCACTAATAACTTAAATCAGACTATACTATAATACCACTTTTAAAATAAAAATTCTACACCTTTTGATATTGTCTAATTTTTTCTATAAGATTTTTCATGTTTTCCCTTGCTATTACTGGGTTTCTCGCATGTGAATACACTAAAAATTTTGGGTGTTTTGCATCAGAAACGATATAAGACCACTCATTTTCCGTATATTTAAACTGAACTCCTTCTGATACTTTTTCCTCTTTTCTTTCTATATCTCGCAATAACATTCCCATTACTTTCCCTTTTTCTTTCCACGAACATATAACTTCATCACATAATAAGTAAAGAGGGCGAGTTTTCTCTAACATAATTGGTAATGTTTTCCCTTGTTTAGCGATTAACTCAAATAACTTTCCAATTCGATATAAAATATCTCTTTTCCATCTCACTTGAAAAGAATTTTTTTCATCATGCGTATAAAAAAGAAGGTAACATTCTCCTAATTTAAGAGACATTGGATACATATTTTCTGTCGTTTCAAGTAATAAATCTGGTATATCTATTTCTTCAAAATTCGTACCTTGGTAAATACTACCGTAGTTATCATATAATTCAAATCTATCCCCTTGTTCGTAAAACATAAGAGCCATATTTGCTTTACTGGATTTCATTAAAGATTTCACATGATCTTTTTGCTCACTTGCATAAATCCATGTAATTGTGCACCCAAGCTTTTGTAAAAAGGACATAAGTAAAGACTGTAACATATCATTCCTCTTATTAATAAGAAGATGAAACGCTTGTTTTTTTATATTTTCAACATCTATCTGTTTTAAAACCGATTCGACATACTGCTCTAAAGAAACATGAACTCTTTTGTTTCGACCAATCTCTTTATTACTTGCATACGGAAACAACTCAGACATATACAATTGTTCAAGTTCTTTTTGCTGTTTATACGTTAACCGTATTCCTTCCTCACCATACAATTGTATAACAATCCCTTTTCCGCTTTCTAACCGGACAAACGCGCCTCCTGCACACGCCAAATCATGAATCGCATATTGGAAAGGGGATCCATTCATTTCCTCGCACTCCATCGTATTTATCCCAACACCGTGAATGGCATGCAAAAATAAATCTTTAAACGAAGTCGCTTCCAAATCTCCCTGACTGCCAATCAGTACATTCTCCCCTTTTTTAAAAAGAGATCCAAAAGCCATTGCAACTTTCACAATAAATTGAGGTGTAATTTCAATATTCCCTCTCCCCATTATTTGGCTTTTCTGGAGCCAACCCGTAGCATTTTCACACTCCCTAACACCTGCTGAACCTACTATAGAATGATTATCAATTACTTTATAAGGCCATAGTTTTCCATTTTGTTTAATGACAGTATTTTTTCCAATATGACAATGATCTGCTACAATGCTTTTTTGAAACAGTGTAACGTCATCTTCAATCATTGTACGTTCTCCAACAGTCGTTTCTAATAACTCACAATACTTTCCGACGTGCGTATTTGCAAAAACAATACTTTTTTGAAGGTGTGTATAACTTGATATAGTACTATTCTTACCAATGATAGAGTACGGTTCAATAACAGCCCCTGTACCAACAGTTACCCCTTCTCCAATAAAAGAAGGCCCGTGAATTTTCGTCCCTTTTTCAATTGTTACTCCTTCTCCCATCCAAACCATCGGCAATACTTCTGTATGCGAAATAGGTACTTTCACTTTCTTCATCAGCAAATCAAATTGAGCTTGTCGATATTGATCAAACGTACCAATATCTAGCCAATAGCCCTCTGCCTTATATGCAAATAAAGCTTTTTTATTTTCTAGTAAAGGAA
The DNA window shown above is from Bacillus clarus and carries:
- a CDS encoding methionine biosynthesis PLP-dependent protein; its protein translation is MSTIETKLAQIGNRSETTTGTVNPPVYFSTAYRHEGIGKSTGFDYSRTGNPTRGLLEQAIADLEEGEQGYACSSGMAAVLLVLSLFRSGDELIVSEDLYGGTYRLFSEHEKKWDVRCRYVDTQSIKQIEQAITSQTKAIFIETPTNPLMQVTDIAAVASVAKRHELLLIVDNTFYTPYIQQPLTEGADIVLHSATKYLGGHNDVLSGLVVAKGQSLCEELAHYHNASGAVLSPFDAWLLIRGMKTLALRMKQHEENANAIVSYLTNEDGVTDVFYPGRGGMISFRLRDEKWINPFLQSLSLITFAESLGGVESLMTYPATQTHADIPEEVRIARGVCNRLLRFSVGIENSDDLIQDLKQAIKLVKEGVRI
- a CDS encoding bifunctional homocysteine S-methyltransferase/methylenetetrahydrofolate reductase, producing the protein MKLLDLLSKGIVIGDGAVGTLLHSHGLQSSFEELNLSDPDLIISIHKQYVAAGADVIQTNTYGANEAKLRMYGLENQVIQINKEAVKLAKASVNERNAILGTIGGMKHIGAVTTTNMEREFMLLEQASALLEEQVDGLLLETFYDEFELLHAVKVLRKQTDIPIVAQLALHEAGTTQNGNDVNEMVTRLLDYGANVIGLNCQLGPLHMTEAFKMISIPKNGYLSAYPNAGLPNYVEGRYVYEGSPAYFEAMTPKFIEQGIRLLGGCCGTTPAHIEGMKRAITNVTPVTEKKIIQRPKVIHTHEKRSRAHVTLAEKAKKQTTVVVELDPPKTLDTQRFFEGARALKRAGADAITLADNSLASPRISNMAMGALLTKHDIPVLTHLTCRDHNVIGLQSHLLGLSALGMEEVLALTGDPARVGDFPGATSVYDLSSIELIKMIKEMNDGRSILGKSIGPATRFSVGGAFNPHVRHLKAAVKRMERKIAAGAEYFLTQPIYDVALIEEVYEATKHLEQPIFIGIMPLVSKRNADFLHFEVPGITLPEEVRQRLGGHETKEAAIEEGIRISQELIDTAMKYFNGIYLITPFLKYEITEHLVKYVREKQEVKEGIQ
- the metC gene encoding cystathionine beta-lyase: MSYSVDTLLLHNQYKHDSQTGAVNVPIYNTSTFHQFDVDTFGKYDYSRSGNPTREALEDIIALLEGGTKGFAFASGIAAISTAFLLLSQGDHVLISEDVYGGTYRIVTEVLSRYGVSHTFVDMTNIEEVERNIKPNTKLFYIETPSNPLLKVTNVRAVCELAKSVDALTFVDNTFLTPLFQKPLELGADVVLHSATKFIAGHSDVTAGLAVVKDEGLAQKLGFLQNAFGAILGPQDCSLVLRGLKTLHVRLEHSAANTNKIAHYLKEHSKIKNVYYPGLKSHLGHDIQLSQATSAGAVLSFTLQSEEALRQFLSKVKLPVFAVSLGAVESILSYPAKMSHAALSQEARDERGITNSLLRLSVGLENVNDLISDFENALSYVEEPVNA
- a CDS encoding class I SAM-dependent methyltransferase; translated protein: MGMELILREWMGKEKDYSISYSTYMSLALYDEKYGYYMKEREKIGRKGDFFTSSNVSSVFAKTFAKFFIRLVENGEVPPNICEIGGGTGRFAYDLLQEWKQLSPETFATLHYSIIELSPFHRKLQNERLHSFFNVSQYTSYEDMEDSFQGIIFSNELFDAFPVEVIEKRNGILYEVRITYTTEGKLTEIVRPIEERIERYLRKYRLQLSEGQRFEVSITMEKYVQEMAKWLKKGLFITVDYGYTREEWMHPAHCEGSLRGYYNHTLIRNPLAYPGEMDITTHIHWDEMKEAFAMQGIDTIWHTKQGEFLLAAGIVEQLASHQDSDPFSEKQKVNRAVRSMILHEGLGNAFDIVIQKKSMQHFRLNRYLYI
- a CDS encoding DUF2759 domain-containing protein, encoding MGLVIIFTLVTLLAVFATLRTLREKNLLASGFAIATVLVFGWFTVMTVLYNGYPPAA
- a CDS encoding ArsR/SmtB family transcription factor, which produces MLETFQKELELYENNAELLKVLAHPVRLCIVKGLIERGPSNVSTMYTGLNMPQSTISQHLAKLKSAKIVSSERKGLEIYYKVENETIIQLVRVLLG
- a CDS encoding MBL fold metallo-hydrolase; this translates as MKWIQMPLGPLQTNAYILTNDQKECIIFDPGSEGEKLVTYLQEAQLKPIAVLLTHAHFDHIGAVDAVRDAFRIPVYVHKEEADWLGDATVNGSQIFMMNRSITAKQADHIIDEEGTLTIGSFTFEMFETPGHSPGSISYYCKEANAVFSGDVLFQMSIGRTDLPGGSFAELIGSIEEKLFVLPDETAVLCGHGPETSIGFEKENNPFLQ
- a CDS encoding 5-formyltetrahydrofolate cyclo-ligase produces the protein MKEEKVRLRKQIIERMNSLSEEQYTTLSEQIAVSLYEQKEWMEAETIGITLSMEHEVNTYVIIEKAWQEGKKVVVPKCNRKTRTMTFRQINNFAQLETVYMSLREPIPTLTKEVMAIEIDLLFVPGVAYTRRGERIGYGGGYYDRYLVQYKGKTLSLAFDFQIVNDIPIEPFDQKVQKIITEKETFVQKGLV
- the glcK gene encoding glucokinase gives rise to the protein MEEKWLVGVDLGGTTIKLAFINVYGEILHKWEIPTNTSEQGKHITLDVAKAIDKKLEELDELKSKLIGIGMGAPGPVHVASGMIYEAVNLGWKNYPLKDLLELETGLPVVIDNDANLAALGEMWKGAGEGAKDLICMTLGTGVGGGVIANGEIVHGVSGAAGEIGHITVVTENAFPCNCGKSGCLETVVSATGIVRVAMQKLQETDKESVLRSMLAEEGQITSKDVFEALGQGDALAGEVVEKVASYLGLAVANLSSTLNPEKIVIGGGVSKAGDALLQPIQGYFEKYAFSRAVKSTKLAIATLGNDAGVIGGAWLVKKHKYEAKMI
- the rpmG gene encoding 50S ribosomal protein L33; translated protein: MRVNITLACTECGDRNYISKKNKRNNAERLELKKYCKRDKKSTLHRETK
- a CDS encoding YqgQ family protein — translated: MISVYDIQQLLKKFGTIIYTGDRIADLQLMQDELRELNQSQLIDPQDYQVALFLLKQEIQKEMSKK